The genomic interval tttttctttattggtTCTCATAGCCATTTATGATACTTTTGttgctaatatatatatatatatatatatatatatatatattattaatatattttgaaaaatcgtTCCCTTGGAGACAACTTGgaattcttccaattttttACCATTTGTCGACAACGTGCACTTACACTAGATTGAAgacttttcttaaaaaaaaaagttttttaatttaGCTAAAGAATTTCCAGTTGATCAATGATGATTTGAAGTTAGTCAAAACTCGACTAATTTGTAAATTATCCGGCAAactttgtaaattaaaatttcaatatgaTGGGATTGAATCCCACAGTAGAAACGtgtaaatgtttttgttttgattttgagaagaagaaataaaaaataaaaataaaaaaatcacataACCACATGCGGTAAATAATTAGGTTaaacatgaaataaaaaatagagaataatTGAATTGCCATTGTAGAACTCTTCTAACAATAATTCTTCTGTTTCTATAAAACGTATTCCTCTACTCTGATAAGGACACCCCCAAAAAGCATTCCTTGCTATGACTCTGGCGAAGACCGACTTGTGGGAGCCTcctttgaaagtttaaggaaaTTGGAGAAGACTGACGGTTGAGAGAAACTTTGTGAGAGAGTGAAAATTTGTGTAGAATACGTTGTTAAGCTCTATGAGTACCAATCCCACTGTATCTAACGTAGAGGGAGGGAAAATAACTCCCTGCTCCCTCCACTTCCCTGTAATGCAAGTGagttatttattgatataattaattaattaattaattaactaaattaaataaacacctgaaatcatattcagatatatatttctctcataacctatagttttaatatgaacctcattcaaattaatttttaacctatagttttaatatgaatctcattcatattaatttattatttgaatgatatttaaatacattaaatctctcatattatataggACATATTGAAATtacgttcccagctccctattCAGTCAAACTCAATAcaacattcattaacttatTGCTTGATAATAAAACATTTAGGTTTGAAGATCGAGcatattcatatttattttattcaataattatttttttctctttgaagaggtattgtaattaaagtgtaggGTGGGGAAATCGAACCTCAAACCACGCATTTGATAGTATGAACATTATGCcagttgagctacgctcttgttggcattaattatttatttttattttttttctttaacaatGCATGCGTTTTCATTAGCCAATCATATAGACagataaaatctaaaataaaagaaaaaagaaaattattttcttggAAAATTAATGCCAAACATGAGATAtcttactaattaatttatttaatagaaagaaattaaaatcttaCCAAAATTAAGGGAAAATAATAGGAATCTAAGAGGTATTTAACGATTAAAGACTtgttaatgaaaaaaatgataaaagaaaaaaagaaatggaaggTGAGGGataaaacattaaaagaaaaataaagaaaagaatagtgaagtattaaatagaaaaaaatattaaaaaaaaggaaaaaaaataggaGACGGTTGAAATAACCCTAAAATGTTTCCTCCTTTCACAACTAGCACACCTTTTTTAAACTTGTTCAAATGGTTTTTCATGGGTCTTCCTCACTGTCATATTTTGGCGTTAACTTATACTTGgttattgaaattgtttttCCAAGATAAACGATAAGTTGGGACAATAGGAAAATAGTTAATTTTACGAATTTTGGGTACCATTGCCAtctataaaataaagtaaaaaaacaGGGCTTGAACTCAAGACCAAACCAACAAAGACAACcacaaaaatataacaaaacgAAGAGTAAATTATTTTCAATCTCAGTATAGATATGGAGCAAAATCGACCACCGAGATTGAAAACAATGTATCGATTAACCTTCCATCTCTAGCCTCTAGGACTAGGGCATGCCTCGAGATTGAGGATTTAAGGCCTTTTTATTTCGTCTCGATACAAATCTCGACCAAGCATGTCACTAAGACTGAATACAAAATGCCATAAACCCTTGATCTCAAGACTAATCTCGAGAAAGATTCTATCAATCTCAATCGAGATTCATGCAATCTCGAACGAGATTCAACCGGTTCCTGACTGAATCAACATTATATTGTCTTTCCTTAACAAAACTAGAATAATCCTACACATTTAGACCCTACaccctaaaaataaaaacatactaCTTAACACATCATATCTCAACTTTATAAATCATTAGAATAATTATGATTCTACGTTTTTAACATGTAAAATCATTTTCTTAAAACATTACATCGCTTAAGTAATAAAAATCCATAGCTCATAGTTTGGAAAAtctaacttttatttaatattactCAACAAAATAGGGAAGAAAACCTAAATCTTCCATCCATATGAATCTAGAAATGCTTTATTCATGTTGTTTTGATAAAATCAAGAATTTAATAGGAAAAATACTAATGTATACCCTCCCTCACATTAAAACCCCACAAACATGGGAATTTAGATGGAATGTTactttatttaatcaaatgttAAGCCAATCccaaaaacattttttcaaaaactaggGTCCTCTCAAAAGCTAGGGCCACTCTCCTTTCTCCTTCAAAAGAAACCCTTCAATATGGCCGCCATATAATGCAACTACTCTTGATAATAATGGTTTGGTGTAAGATCAAAAtctattttataaacaaataataacCAAATTGAGAAAAGTATTAAATTTAgctttgtttgataattatttggacTTCGTTtggcaattattttattttttattttttatttttgaaaattaagtctatctcatcttcatttcttacaatgatttgcagtTTTCTCAAATACAATGGTTgatttcttaatcaaattccaaaaacaaaaagaaatttttaaaagctatcttttttagttttcaaaatttggcttagttttttaaatcattgataaaaaagtagataacaaaagaaaaaatttgaaggtAACAGTAGTGTCAagccttaattttcaaaaacaaaaaacaaaaagctaaatggttaccaaatgggcccttgattttttgtttttaaaattattttgttttcttacaACTTCTTTATGGTAGTTTCAACTTtcttagctaaacacatttgaattcttagatcaaattttaaaaatgataataagtttttaattttttttttaatttataaacctttgcttaacaaataaataaatcaatggAAGTATCGTttacaaacttaatttttaaagaaaaataaaaatcaaatggttatcaaatgaaaGTTGTAGTTTTTAAAAGCACTTTTTCATTCTTGTACTTTGACTAATTCAAATGTTTAGTAAGGAAAGATCAAAACTATGGTACTTATTTTCAAGAACCTAATAGTTATCACATAGAACCTTAAATTCAATTTGGTAGGCATTTATCAATATAAAATTACAAGCCACATTGCTCCCATTCTTCAAATACTAACTTCTCCTCTATCTCAATTAGATGTtggattttgacaaaatattagaaaagTAGCTGTCCCACATCGAAAATGTTCATAAAGAAGTGATAGACATCAAGAATTATAAAAGAAGTCAATGGTTTTGGATTTCAAATCGTCCAaattagaaacactttaagctTGAATATACTATCTCTAGTTGAATTCTTTTTCATATCCTCTTATGTAGATTGTGGAGAAAAAAGTGAGTGACATAACACTTTTGAAAGAGTATTCTTGAAAATGAGATCACTAAAAAAAATTGCGTGATGACTATAACAACATACattttagcattttttttttggtgagcTGTGATTTTTCTTTGATGTTCAAAATTTTCATGTAAATTCTCGGATTTCTTAATTTTGTTGTTCTCGTTTACTCTCTCCGTTGTTTTCTATTTATTCGTACACTAGTAGTGAGAAATTTTTTCTAAACATGATttcgagagagagagaataattaaagaaaaagactTACTAGTTAGTTTTATGAGAACCATTGATGAGTTCAAAATCTATTCTACCCAtaacctctctctctctctttagaGGGTCCAACTTGCCATTGGGATAGCCAACATCCAAAGCAAAAGTAGACCCATTTGCTCTTTgcccttctctctctctctcttaggACACATTACCCAACACTCTCATGGCTTGTCCTTCACTCCTTTCCTCAATCTCACCCCCTTCTTCTTAAATACCCCATTCTCCTCCTCCACCCCCTCATATCCATCcactctctttttttcttctccaaGAGGAGATTTATCCCCCATTTTCCTCACTCAAATTCCCACAAAATCATATACAATCACAATGGCCATCCTAAAGGTAAACAAGCTCCCACAACCAACCGTTCTCAAACAAATCCTCAAACGATGCTCTAGCCTTGGCAAGAAGTCCTCCAACAACGGCGCCTACGACGCCGACGACGACCTCCCTCTCGACGTCCCCAAGGGCCACTTTGCGGTGTATGTCGGCGAAAACCGAAGCCGTTTCATCGTCCCGATCTCGTTCTTAACCCACCCCGAATTCCAATGCCTACTTCGTCAAGCAGAAGAAGAATTTGGATTTGATCATTACATGGGCCTCACTATCCCTTGTCAAGAACATGTCTTCAGATCCTTAACCTCATCCATGCTTAGATGAGTTATTACCAAACCAAAAACACTATATTATTTCAaacttcattttctttcttcaagatGGGGTTTTTCATGAACAAGAATTTACAAGAATCTGAAGATGGgccaaagaagagagattattcattatcattatctcttttcttttttttccttttttgaccatcttctttttcactttctttttcATGGATTTCATCAtctatcttttcttttctttcttttttcttttcttttttggaaacCCTTTAATGGGTTTTTTGTGCTTAATGACTTGATCTCTAACTTAGTTTCCAATTTCCAACCCctctcttgaaaaaaaaaaaaaaaaaaaaatctcaaaaggggttgagaggaaaaaaaaaaaaaaaaaacaaaggatcTGTTCTCTCTCTTTGTAAAAATAGTTTAATGTTTCCCTCATTGAGGTGGGTTATACTTTACACCCTTTGAGTGGTTTCTCTTTTAATGGAAAAATTGCatggatattattattattattattattcttatttctctctctctctctttttttttttttgagaaaatattatTCTCATTTTTCTTATCTATTCTTTATTTTGCTAATATGTGCATAGTTGAATATTCAAACGAATGGGCAAATAAAAAGTTaacaaattcaaataaaataaataaattaaaaatttgacgTCTTTAATTATATCTGTTTTTTAATCTTATGACAAATTGAATTACCTTTCTATTGGATTTTGacgatatttaaaaataatttaaggaatatatatattaaaagggGTTCGTCAGAGAATGTGTGTAGGTACGTTTTTTAAAGTGTTATGTGTACGGAACCTTTCAGATCATTATTAGATTCTTAATcttaaaaaacatatattgtCATTTAAGAAAGTTGtgtccttttttttccttctctggttaaaaaatcacttttcattcctcttttagttttgtttcaatttatgttttctttaagTGATTCAACACTGACCTCGTAAGTGTTAACACATTTGTATATCACttgaactattttttaaatataactgAAAGTAGAGGGATTTGAACCCCTGACCTCATAGATATTAACACACTTGTATATTACTTAAATTATACTCGATTTGACCATTGTAAGTTCTCATCGTGACAATTATTTTAAGAGTTATTAAAATTTCTTATTTGGATTGAAAAATAATCCTGGTAGAAACTCAATGTATTTATAAGCTACAAAGTCTAAAAAGTTAAAtgattaataaaaattgacatttaatttgatgaaattttttatgaagaaaaatgattaacttgttacaaatttgaatatATGTGGACTAAATTATTGCGTGTTAATATACAAAGACTAaaatgttacaaaattgaaactatGAGAGGATGATGGactaattaaaaatgatttttaatcaatttcttTTCTCATGATTTAATTTAGGGaaattcttaaaaatatttacattttatagcaaaaagtttcaaaagtacctataaatatttaaatatttttgctatatattttaaaattct from Benincasa hispida cultivar B227 chromosome 10, ASM972705v1, whole genome shotgun sequence carries:
- the LOC120087833 gene encoding auxin-responsive protein SAUR50, encoding MAILKVNKLPQPTVLKQILKRCSSLGKKSSNNGAYDADDDLPLDVPKGHFAVYVGENRSRFIVPISFLTHPEFQCLLRQAEEEFGFDHYMGLTIPCQEHVFRSLTSSMLR